The DNA sequence CATTGATGTCATTTGTGAAGCACAAGCTGTTTGACAGGCTTATTGTGCTAAATAAAGGTAAACTGACGAGTAAACTTAAGGACATTCGGCTTCGGCATAAATCAGGGAATAATATTAAGGAGGACTTCATTACTATGGAGTTTTCTGGTTGGAAAGTGCGTTCTTCTTCAAGAAGGTCAACAGATTATTTTGTATATGATAATGACTTTCAGTGCAACTGCAGAGTGATGTGCATTAAATGCAGGGCTTGCATTCATAGGTATTCTTGTACATGTATTGACTATACCATCAAATGGAATATGTGCAAGCACATACATAGTGTTTGCCAGATTCAGTTAAAGCAGCAACTTTCTGAACACCtaagaaatattgaagttacacTTACTGAGAGTGAAGATATTTCTGTTGTAGACGAGAAAACAGAAATAGTAGCGGAGGTAACGAAAAAAAGTGTTAATGATTCTGTACCTTTGTCAGTCCAAAGAAGGGAACTTATCGCAGAGTTTTCTGGTATTGTATCTGAGCTGACCTCAAATGACTTAGAAACTGCTAAAAAAATGTTATCGTCACTAAAGGCAACTGTAGCTGTCGGAATGTTGCAGCAAAAACAGGCACCGCTGCAGATAGAAAGGAAACAATCACAAAAGATTTTACCTCAACGTAGACTGTActctacaaagaaaaacaaaaggagTAATAATGCATCCCTGGTGCTACCAAATTCAGAAGAATCCAGTTTGATCAAATTATCTCTACTGGCAGACAAAGAAGATGCACTTGTGGGAAAAGGTATGTTACTAgtgcccccgcccccttcccctccCAACAACGTACATCCCTGCAGCAAAAAATGCTTGTAATGAAGCAGTCTGGTAAAATTCTACGTATGACTCAAGTGGCATAGTGTGCTGCTGATGGCAATGATCAATTATGAAGTAAATAATTAATGCTGTTCCTGTTCTCTAGTTGTCAGGTTCTCGTATGTACCCTTGTTTGCTCAGTAATTTAATTATCCTTGTAAAGCAAACATTTAGAACAAGtatttacaagaaacaaaatatacAGAATAAATAAACGGTCATTGCCAGTATCACAGCACCACGCCGCCTGAGCTATAAGTAGAACTTAACCAGTGCTCTATTATCTGTTAATGTCAGCAATCTGATACAATATACTGTTTGCAGGTTCAGCTGTTAAAAAGCAACcaacaataaaaaatacagagGGTGTAGCAGGTCCATTCCCCATTACAGCATGTGCCCTACAGCACAGCCCGACGAATCGTGAGTATTATAAATCCAGGTATTAATGTACCTTTTTGTTATAAAATATCATTCTAGTTTTATGCCATAGTTCCTTGTAAGTTACAGCAATCCGGTTTGCAATTCTGCTTGCAGGCTCAACTCCCATGattcagccaatagcaaaacaggcTGAGGTGGTATCTAGTCCGTCTCTCGCTACATCGTATGTGCTGAAACACAGCCCGAGGAATAGTGAGTACTATGAATCAAGATATTAGTGCACCTCTGTGTTATGCCATTCTTTATTTTTGTCACAGCTCCTTATAAATTACTTACTGTAACTTAGTTTGCATTTCTGCCTGCAGGCTCAACTTCCACAATTCAACCAATACCAAAACAGGCTGTGGTGGTACCACATCCATCCATCGGTACAGTGCGTGTGTTGTTACATAGCTCAACAAATGGTGATTTTATGAATTCAGGCATTAGTGCATCTCTTTATTATAAAATGTTATTCCAGCTTTATGCTAGTCCCTTGTAAGTTATTTATAGCAATTTGGTTTTAAATGCTGATTGCAGGTGCTGTTCTCCCACATTTAAACCAGTGACAGGGCAGGATAAGATGGTATCAGTGCCTTCCCTTACTACAGCGCATGTTCTGCAACACGGCTATGGAATGGTATTATAAATTCAGGCAGTATTTGTGGATCCTTTCTGATCTGAAATTTtgcttgtcaactacaaccttccTTATGACATTTCATTTCTGATTTATACCAAAGACAAGTGTCCTTTTGTTTAATTGAAATTTTTTTACCACTTGTCGGACTGGTTTTTCTTCACAAAATATATTAGTACAAATATAGCTATATAATAGTgtgatacattctttctgtattgATGATGTTATGGCCAATATTTCACATTACAGGCATAGGCAATTGTCTTGGTTACGAATTAAACTGTATCAGGATCACATACATCCTTGTTGTGAATCATGTTGTCTGCACTGGCGATTTGTTCACGTGTCCCAGTACACCTCGCACATGAAGTACACTTCACTAGGAAAATTAAAAAATGCTGTAACTTTTGAATCACTGCAGATAGGACGTAAACTCTTTCACCTTAATCCATAAGAAACACTACAGTTTACATCCTTAATGGACATTACATGCAAGTTACACCAAGAATTATATTTAGCAATAGTTTTTAAATGAGGCTAAATTTCACTCCATAGTCTTCCTTATAATAATATCATACACACTTTATTTTACTCCTCACTAAACTTAAATTCAGATAATCTTACCTTGCTCACTGAGGAGAAAGTGTCAGATGCAGTGAACACCAAATGAAAAGGCTAAATAAGACAATGCAGTGTGGTAGTCAGCACTCAGTATGATATAACCACCACTAGATATTGACATCTTCAGCCTTTAGAGCATAATTTCAAAAGTTTGATTAGTTGAACAATCTTTTTAGCTTGAAGTAAATGAAGTTGTCAACATAGAAAATAcccaacatttttataattttcattcaaGTTATGACTCACTATAAATAGATTTTTAAAACACAGGTTGGTTGTGAGACAGCATGGCTGTGATAGATGGAATGTGCCATACGGTATATAGGCAAGATTGTGAACTCACTTTGTATGAGTGTTTTTCTCCATAATTCTCTCCCATGCCGCTCAGATGTCTAAAAATGTACTCTTTGTGAAGACTGTCTCTGTAAGTTGAAGCAGTGACCAGCAACACAATATTCTGTTTACTCTTGATTCAATGCTTAACATATTCTGCAATTGACACTTATTACAAGTTAATAGCACATGCATAAGCCAACAGCGAATGTGTTAATTGCTAATATTTGAAACTTGTGAGTAGCTAAATGACATAATGCTAGTTTAATGGCTTCCT is a window from the Schistocerca americana isolate TAMUIC-IGC-003095 chromosome X, iqSchAmer2.1, whole genome shotgun sequence genome containing:
- the LOC124556142 gene encoding uncharacterized protein LOC124556142, with amino-acid sequence MLSIFFQHIKRQVGPISPNVFMSDLAESFFIAWNDVMAAPSMRLYCTWHVDRCWRKNIKCKIQGVEKQGEVYKQIRTLMHEQDVDSFDEMLNIVLERLECDPDTVQFATYFRDNYVGNANSWAYCHRLNAGINTNMHIERMHRTIKYIYLGSKCVKRLDKAIFALMSFVKHKLFDRLIVLNKGKLTSKLKDIRLRHKSGNNIKEDFITMEFSGWKVRSSSRRSTDYFVYDNDFQCNCRVMCIKCRACIHRYSCTCIDYTIKWNMCKHIHSVCQIQLKQQLSEHLRNIEVTLTESEDISVVDEKTEIVAEVTKKSVNDSVPLSVQRRELIAEFSGIVSELTSNDLETAKKMLSSLKATVAVGMLQQKQAPLQIERKQSQKILPQRRLYSTKKNKRSNNASLVLPNSEESSLIKLSLLADKEDALVGKGMLLVPPPPSPPNNLSGSRMYPCLLSNLIILVKQTFRTSSAVKKQPTIKNTEGVAGPFPITACALQHSPTNRSTPMIQPIAKQAEVVSSPSLATSLNFHNSTNTKTGCGGTTSIHRYSACVVT